In the Wyeomyia smithii strain HCP4-BCI-WySm-NY-G18 chromosome 2, ASM2978416v1, whole genome shotgun sequence genome, one interval contains:
- the LOC129725834 gene encoding sodium/potassium-transporting ATPase subunit beta-1-interacting protein isoform X1: protein MGSCSRRQFLLSICFLQLLFIIERQVFDFLGYMWAPILANFFHIIFVIFGFFGAYQYRPKYLVTYSLWNLLWIGWNAFLICFYLNAGILDRDSDLLNLGTGSVSWFEVNGYGCKPTYPMNITSEDPYRPVRPERVDGCLLDYHIVEIVQSSLQCALALLGFFGAVCLGHTYLDEDDSFDFMGGDAKSPQHTAVHPMYVSYTSLPTTNSATSTQLKQANAASAAAKSAQSAITNSTTVITANKHNSTSNHCLNNTSSNKLGVVLMSINGHGNMNANSSSNTNTLLSSSSSPSSTFTNCNGNGSSSISGTGCIPPVGGLTHEAHVPLHQQPMPHLHPLSRNSSFSKTRSGQIRKNSSSASIRYTDVIQQQQQQDEQKIIPNDDDTFFIPKSSSCRNNFGISNPFNNVSSRYYRDGDGDSRADDDDNTRLITGSLQQLSVSTPLKRNPSITSNGTTGNDTNTTTPSSEKNVIAFERNVPHGTRSDLASHQHRIGYKSFQPVQPGPPPVPPLPQLHLQHHQFDNTENYRMPYQYITRSPNLNRIARRNNTNLINNNNSTGSSSSRVMSPKYCDQIRELGGPLPGYHGHENNNYPAPPSALSPLSGGGGFPAMVMHRAKSQDRLSHRSRRHHGGGARAQHGVQLQQRPRSFCSNNGIYPDYVIMEHPDS, encoded by the exons TTGTTCATCATCGAACGTCAGGTGTTCGACTTCCTCGGGTACATGTGGGCCCCGATACTGGCAAACTTCTTTCATATAATATTTGTGATATTTGGATTCTTTGGTGCCTATCAATATCGTCCAAAATACTTAGTAACG TACTCACTATGGAATCTTTTATGGATAGGATGGAACGCGTTCTTAATATGCTTTTATTTAAATGCAGGAATTTTAGATAGG GATAGTGACTTATTAAATTTAGGAACCGGTAGTGTGTCATGGTTCGAAGTGAACGGGTATGGTTGCAAGCCAACCTATCCGATGAACATCACCTCCGAGGACCCATACCGGCCGGTGAGGCCCGAACGAGTCGATGGTTGTTTGCTGGATTACCACATAGTGGAAATTGTTCAATCCAGTTTGCAATGTGCGCTGGCG CTACTCGGTTTCTTCGGAGCTGTCTGCTTGGGCCATACATATCTGGACGAAGACGATAGTT TCGACTTTATGGGTGGCGATGCTAAAAGTCCCCAGCATACGGCAGTGCATCCAATGTACGTGAGCTATACTAGTTTACCTACCACGAATAGTGCCACCTCAACGCAGCTGAAGCAGGCAAACGCTGCAAGTGCTGCTGCGAAATCTGCCCAATCTGCCATCACCAACAGCACCACGGTCATCACCGCCAACAAACATAACAGTACTAGCAACCATTGCCTCAATAACACTAGTAGCAATAAGCTTGGTGTTGTACTCATGTCGATTAATGGCCACGGTAACATGAATGCAAATTCATCTTCAAACACTAACACTCTGTTATCGTCATCTTCGTCACCGTCATCGACTTTCACCAATTGCAACGGAAACGGTAGTAGTAGCATAAGCGGCACTGGCTGCATTCCACCAGTCGGCGGTTTAACACACGAAGCACACGTTCCACTTCACCAGCAACCAATGCCGCACCTGCATCCGCTCAGTCGAAATTCTAGCTTTAGCAAAACTCGCAGCGGACAAATACGTAAGAATAGCAGTAGTGCCAGTATTCGCTACACTGACGTGattcaacagcagcagcaacaggacGAACAAAAGATAATTCCAAACGACGACGATACCTTTTTCATTCCGAAAAGTTCTTCCTGTAGAAACAACTTCGGTATCAGCAATCCTTTTAACAATGTCTCCAGTCGGTACTATCGCGACGGCGATGGTGATTCACGAGCTGACGATGACGACAATACTCGTCTAATTACCGGTTCCTTGCAGCAATTGTCCGTTTCGACTCCGCTCAAGCGGAATCCTTCGATCACATCGAACGGCACCACGGGCAACGACACTAACACAACGACTCCCAGTAGCGAGAAAAACGTGATAGCGTTCGAACGAAATGTTCCCCACGGGACTCGGTCCGACTTGGCCAGTCACCAGCATAGGATAGGGTATAAGTCGTTCCAACCAGTTCAACCAGGACCGCCACCAGTACCACCCTTGCCACAGTTGCACCTTCAACATCATCAATTTGATAATACCGAAAACTATCGAATGCCTTATCAGTACATAACACGATCCCCGAACTTGAATCGCATTGCTAGACGAAATAACACAAATCtaatcaataacaataacagCACTGGCTCATCGTCATCGCGTGTCATGAGCCCCAAATATTGCGACCAAATTCGCGAACTAGGAGGACCTCTGCCTGGCTACCATGGCCACGAAAACAACAACTACCCTGCGCCTCCTTCGGCACTTTCTCCCCTGAGTGGCGGAGGAGGCTTTCCCGCAATGGTTATGCATCGTGCAAAGTCGCAGGATCGACTTTCACATCGCAGCAGGAGGCACCATGGCGGAGGGGCACGTGCCCAGCATGGTGTCCAGCTGCAGCAGCGGCCTCGGTCATTTTGCAGCAACAACGGAATCTATCCGGACTATGTGATTATGGAACATCCCGACAGTTAG